CTGGGATTTGCAAGAACAAAGGCTGAGTTGCACAGTTTGCAGTGACCCAAACCTCCAAGTAACCAACTAGCTGGTATAAATTCAGATTGTTTATATTCGTCAAAAGTAGAGCACAATCAACATACTAAATGGAAACTAAAGGATGAAAGCAGTCAACTGCCAGCTTCCCCTCCCTTGTCCAGGTACACAAATTTAGCACACACTGCTCCCTCCCTTCTGCTCAGGCAAGATTCAGGTAACAGTCTGCCAGATGTGCTGCTTGCAGAATATCAGTCAGAGACTCTTAGCCCCTCCCCTCCCCTGCCTGAAACTGATATGAGAGACTTATGGATGTGCCAGTTTCCGATCTTCAAAAGTATCAGGTGCCAGCTTTCCTTGCAGGATCTGGATGAATTTGTCGAACAGGAAAGCTGTGGCAGTGATGGAAGTGATAGTGGTGAAGGAGGGGATTGTGATACAGAGCCTTTGGAGGAGGAAGAAGAATCATTATCTAGTGATTCAAATAAGGAAAAGCAAGAATTAAAATTGTGTACTTCTAACCAATCATTCCTCAATAAAACTGCTACTTTTAGAAGGCAAACACATGAGGGAGGTTTGCTTACCACAAACACTGTGGTTGAGGCTGAAAAAGTGGCTGTTCCTGAAAATTATTACAGTAAATCCCCTTACATTGCCAAATCTTTCTCACTGATCAAGCACCAATATTATTTGAACTTGCTGGCAATCTCCCAAAGAGCAGAATTCCTTCAcgtgcatatgaatatatatcttCCTCAGATGATGAACGTATAATAGGGATTTCCAAAAGAGAAGACGCCCTTCACGCTCCAAAAAAACATCTATTCCTTTGGTAGCTCCAAAACCCTGATGTGGATCGACTGTTAATAAGCAGACCTGTTAGCACAAACAACTTTATTGTAAATAACTGTCTTCCGGAATCTAAACATGTGCAATCGCAATATATATCTAAGGGAAAACCTGAACCAGatgttaaaaaatatgtaaattataAGTCTTCCTTAGTACCTTTAGATCCAATGGAACATGACTGGATTGTTAAATCTGCATCAGGATCCTGGCTTCAGGTATATGGAATGTTTACAATAGATCCTCAATTGGCATTACGGAAGGATTTATCTCTGGCTACACTGTTTCTGCATTGGTTTGCCAAGCATGGGTGTGCTGAAATGTTTCAAAAAGGTTGTTGCTGGTGCCAAGAAAGCTGGGATAGAACTGAATATGAATATCAAGTCTACTTGTGGATACACTCCATTACACATAGCTGCTATCCATGGGCATCATAAGATTGCCATCATCTTGGTGGAAAAACTGAAAGCCAATGTGAAACTGAGGGACAACAGTGGCAAGCGAGCATGGCGAGTACTTGGGCCACACAACTTCTGGGGATGTGTGGCAACTGTTGGGTGCGCCAAGGGGCAAAACTATATTTTCATCTCGTGCCTTAAATACAACTCTAAGCACATCAAGCCAGCTTAACAGAAAAGCTTCCTTGGCTGCTTTTCTTAAGCCACAACACCAAAAATGGAAAGCAAATAACCTCCCTTCTCTAAGGGAAAGAGAGATTTACAgtgactaaaaaaaataaaaataaactttttgtgaTGTCATCCTAGGCTTCCATGTTTATCAGTAGGTAAAAAATGGTCCCAGGTTGATATTGACCGTGAATGACTTGCTAATTTATgcactgtttttatatttatttcagtagGCAAGCTCTCTGACGTATTACTTGAACATATTATGTTCTTAATTTTCAGTGTGAAAACACACTTAATGGGCACAATTTTAGGTTGATCATTCTacaatatgttatgtatgtataatcCCTTCcctatgtttaaagagacagtcaactccaatAAAATGCATTGCTTAataaataacccctttattacccataccccagttttgcacagccaacattcttatattaatatacttttttacttctgtgattaccttgcatctaagcctcttctgacagccccttatcacatgtctttttatttgttatctattgacttgcattttagccaattagtgcagtgtcatgcacaactccacggttagagaccacaatgttatctatatagctcacatgaattagcagtctcttttgtgaaaagcaaataaaaaagcatgtgataagaagctgtcagtagtggcttagaaacaggcagaaatttagaggtctaaatgttataaagtatattaatataacaatgttggttgtgcaaagctagggaatgtgtagtaaaggggttatctatattttcaaacattaacaattttggtgtagattgTCCCATTAATGTATCAACTGACAACAATTGAAATTTTTGTATAAATTCAGAATTTTAAAAGCCCAAAATATAGTAAAAGGCCAGTATCTCAAAACTTGCTGTCTATTTAGCATAAAGACAAAATATTGTGTTATTTCATAAAGTCTTGCACCAGTATGGTAGTAATGGTAAAGAGCCAAAATATGCACTTTTTAATGATCTCAGttgtaaaatgttattaaaatatttttttatatataataagaaATGTATAAGTAAAATAATTATCAAGAAGTAGTAGTGTCagattttttttactatttcaTTGTTTGTTTTAATGGACAGTACAATTATAATTGCATTTTCGATTTTTATGTTTTagtgtattatatatttaatatgttgcaAACATATCAGACATCCAGTTAATATGATGTCTGAAGCTTCTATACTGTTCACTTTGTGTAAGTtttgtgcttgtcccacactccttAGAAAGGCCTAAAAGCTATTTCTGTAACCAAGATTTTTCAGAATACTCCAAATCAAATATCTGATTTAGGCaatttgcatattttttaaaaCTTAGG
The DNA window shown above is from Bombina bombina isolate aBomBom1 unplaced genomic scaffold, aBomBom1.pri scaffold_863, whole genome shotgun sequence and carries:
- the LOC128644520 gene encoding LOW QUALITY PROTEIN: ankyrin repeat domain-containing protein SOWAHB-like (The sequence of the model RefSeq protein was modified relative to this genomic sequence to represent the inferred CDS: inserted 2 bases in 2 codons; deleted 3 bases in 3 codons); the protein is MAKALSQEEVLDLLCQGGGKVTNASLLGHFKLFLRNPLASAEQQQRNREKFKRYVNSVAVVKQEGAVKYVVLRSRYRDLLGEDLRPPTPDLSQQTEHVHSCRELDQVVPAAAPSQDCTETQVGGDGAARMTQCNGRAWGYGTGSDEIQSRTVDCLQHSIVCPVEDHCRTWGVHDVINGNPPSHFDIKPITCETVSESYPSSAPIFKIKPSPTPKSSKLTFSPSSQTSHSSKLTSSPSSQTSQSSKLTSSPSSQTSKSSNVTSSPSINHPSSCLPADNPALVSNNYNQSQSPETNGHWRQPKPPSNQLAGINSDCLYSSKVEHNQHTKWKLKDESSQLPASPPLSRYTNLAHTAPSLLLRQDSGNSLPDVLLAEYQSETLSPSPPLPETDMRDLWMCQFPIFKSIRCQLSLQDLDEFVEQESCGSDGSDSGEGGDCDTEPLEEEEESLSSDSNKEKQELKLCTSNQSFLNKTATFRRQTHEGGLLTTNTVVEAEKVAVPENYYSKSPYIAKXFLTDQAPILFELAGNLPKSRIPSRAYEYISSSDDERIXRDFQKRRRPSRSKKTSIPLVAPKPDVDRLLISRPVSTNNFIVNNCLPESKHVQSQYISKGKPEPDVKKYVNYKSSLVPLDPMEHDWIVKSASGSWLQVYGMFTIDPQLALRKDLSLATLFLHWFAKHGCAEMFQKVVAGAKKAGIELNMNIKSTCGYTPLHIAAIHGHHKIAIILVEKLKANVKLRDNSGKRAWEYLGHTTSGDVWQLLGAPRGKTIFSSRALNTTLSTSSQLNRKASLAAFLKPQHQKWKANNLPSLREREIYSD